The proteins below are encoded in one region of Stigmatopora argus isolate UIUO_Sarg chromosome 2, RoL_Sarg_1.0, whole genome shotgun sequence:
- the LOC144089368 gene encoding uncharacterized protein LOC144089368 has translation MLVNHTAAPFRVKLIDFGLSIITEDAPLSYGVALQPMGNRAPEVALGLPFSEAIDMWSLGCVLSFLYLGNYLFLANNNYNMLRSMIEVVGRIPDHLLTASKNTAKYFKRSDRDNDGDHPKWRLMTEREYQDKTGVRPESLPWSFKCLDDMVKLKPEAGEPVELEDREAFVDLLKCLLHMDPEHRITPEDALRHPFLTMSHLSEHKSDSLYVSDSLDKMKFCPVGGSDKSRSGPALKAANWRQKFCRLLGPKRTGNPAATPPPPPPPPPPPPLAAEDGPVAGALETEPGAWWRRFRQVFVGGPRPRLRASVKIPQLPPEKKTWRTKICLFFRMNRIVPEPCRCPSVKAPSAKPASPRAPSPIRAGSSGVRDGAPSSPALDRGPSRLGGKRSFRVKGRSAVPDVPRLPSSPAAETTRRAPPAPVPGRLRRDEGPRPGEERGKTRPAAAAAATLKTQRGGNGRPSPPRGRRAKAAEEPTAAHKQAVRSRAAPTERPRLQKDKADSKRTMTAAAARGAAGTRDDLTLDLNYLRDLPSGAHQRKTKKMT, from the exons ATGCTGGTCAACCACACGGCGGCGCCCTTCCGCGTCAAGCTCATCGACTTTGGCCTGTCCATCATCACCGAGGACGCCCCCCTCAGTTACGGCGTGGCCCTGCAGCCCATGGGCAACAG GGCGCCAGAGGTGGCCCTGGGCCTCCCCTTCTCCGAGGCCATCGACATGTGGTCCCTGGGATGCGTCCTCTCCTTCTTGTACCTGGGAAACTACCTGTTCTTGGccaacaacaactacaacatG TTGCGGAGCATGATCGAGGTGGTGGGCCGCATTCCCGATCACCTGCTGACGGCCAGCAAAAACACCGCCAAGTACTTCAAGAGAAGCGACAGGGACAACGACGGCGATCACCCCAAGTGGCGCCTCATG ACCGAGCGCGAGTACCAAGACAAGACCGGAGTCCGTCCCGAGTCCCTGCCGTGGTCCTTCAAGTGTTTGGACGACATGGTCAAA CTGAAGCCGGAAGCCGGCGAGCCGGTGGAGCTGGAGGATCGCGAGGCCTTTGTGGACCTCCTCAAGTGTCTCCTCCACATGGACCCCGAACACAGGATCACCCCCGAGGACGCGCTCCGGCACCCTTTCCTCACCATGAGCCACCTGAGCGAGCACAAGAGCGACAGCCTCTA CGTGAGCGACAGCTTGGATAAAATGAAATTCTGTCCGGTCGGCGGCTCGGACAAGAGCCGCTCGGGGCCGGCGCTCAAGGCCGCCAACTGGCGCCAAAAGTTCTGCCGCTTGCTGGGCCCCAAAAGGACGGGCAATCCGGCGGccacgccgccaccgccgccgccaccaccgcctcCCCCTCCCCTGGCCGCCGAGGACGGGCCCGTCGCCGGGGCTCTCGAGACCGAGCCCGGCGCCTGGTGGCGGAGGTTCCGTCAAGTCTTCGTCGGCGGGCCCCGCCCCCGCCTGCGCGCCAGCGTGAAAATTCCCCAGCTCCCGCCCGAGAAGAAGACCTGGCGGACGAAAATCTGCCTCTTCTTCCGGATGAATCGCATCGTTCCGGAGCCGTGTCGCTGCCCGTCCGTCAAGGCGCCGTCGGCCAAGCCGGCGTCCCCGCGGGCCCCGTCGCCGATCCGCGCCGGCTCGTCCGGGGTCCGGGACGGCGCCCCGTCCTCGCCGGCGCTCGACCGCGGCCCTTCCCGGCTCGGGGGCAAGCGCTCCTTCCGGGTGAAGGGACGCTCGGCCGTCCCGGACGTCCCCCGCCTCCCGTCCTCGCCGGCGGCCGAGACGACGCGCCGGGCTCCACCCGCGCCCGTACCCGGACGACTCAGACGCGACGAAGGCCCTCGGCCCGGCGAGGAGCGGGGCAAGACCCGGCcggctgcggcggcggcggccacgcTCAAAACCCAGCGAGGAGGAAACGGACGTCCGTCCCCGCCCCGTGGGCGTCGGGCCAAAGCGGCCGAGGAGCCGACGGCGGCCCACAAGCAGGCGGTCAGGTCGCGTGCGGCGCCGACCGAGCGCCCACGCCTCCAAAAGGACAAAGCGGACTCCAAGAGGACgatgacggcggcggcggcgcgagGCGCGGCCGGGACCCGCGACGACTTGACTTTGGACCTCAACTACCTCAGGGATTTGCCCTCGGGCGCCCATCAACGCAAGACCAAAAAGATGACCTAA